The Solidesulfovibrio sp. genome has a segment encoding these proteins:
- a CDS encoding P-II family nitrogen regulator — MKRIEAVIRPSKLAEVADALAECGISGLTVEEARGFGRQRGHVEVFRGAEYAVDFVPKVKVTLVVEEARVREVVAAIRAAAHTGEVGDGKIFVLYLGEAVRIRTGETGDRAI, encoded by the coding sequence ATGAAACGTATCGAGGCCGTCATCCGGCCGTCCAAGCTGGCCGAGGTCGCCGACGCGCTGGCCGAGTGCGGCATTTCGGGCCTGACCGTGGAGGAGGCCCGGGGCTTCGGCCGCCAGCGGGGACACGTCGAGGTCTTCCGGGGCGCGGAGTACGCCGTGGATTTCGTGCCGAAAGTCAAGGTCACGCTGGTGGTGGAGGAGGCGCGGGTGCGGGAAGTCGTGGCGGCCATCCGCGCCGCCGCCCACACCGGCGAGGTGGGCGACGGCAAGATCTTCGTCCTGTACCTGGGCGAGGCCGTGCGCATCCGCACCGGCGAAACCGGCGACCGGGCCATTTAG